In Macadamia integrifolia cultivar HAES 741 chromosome 1, SCU_Mint_v3, whole genome shotgun sequence, a single window of DNA contains:
- the LOC122079466 gene encoding basic blue protein-like — protein MFFNLRVSTKTTVFHLLSQLSDTMAPHGQVNPNQTVVTTIAFLFCILISINIACATTYTVGDSSGWNFNVRDWPTGKTFTAGDTLVFKYNPLVHNVVKVDIEGYNNCEVPQGAKVFTSGNDSIAVSVGHNYFICGFPGHCNMGLKIDINGATKAN, from the exons ATGTTCTTCAACTTAAGAGTCTCAACAAAGACAACAGTTTTCCATCTCCTTTCCCAGTTAAGTGATACAATGGCTCCCCATGGACAAGTCAATCCTAACCAAACTGTAGTAACCACAATAGCTTTTCTGTTTTGCATCCTCATATCAATTAACATTGCATGTGCTACAACCTACACAGTTGGAGATAGTTCAGGATGGAATTTCAATGTTAGGGATTGGCCTACTGGGAAGACATTCACTGCGGGCGACACACTTG TCTTCAAGTACAATCCGTTAGTGCATAATGTGGTGAAGGTAGACATCGAAGGCTACAATAATTGTGAAGTTCCCCAAGGTGCTAAGGTCTTCACTAGCGGAAATGATTCGATTGCAGTGTCAGTGGGACATAACTATTTCATCTGCGGTTTCCCAGGGCACTGTAATATGGGATTGAAGATTGACATCAATGGCGCCACAAAAGCTAAttga